Sequence from the Chelonoidis abingdonii isolate Lonesome George chromosome 1, CheloAbing_2.0, whole genome shotgun sequence genome:
GAAGTGAGCTATGTTGTTGCAGCCATATgtgtcccagaatattagagagacaaagtcaGGAGGAAATAGTTTTCATTGGACCCAAATTATGTTGGCGACAAAGACCAGTTCTTAAGCTTTCACATTGGAAGTACATAGTTAAAACACCCCTAGAATTCAAATGAAAGCCTGGCTTTAATTTCCAAGTCCCAAAGCATTTTCTGTTGCCTCCTTTAGCTCAGCAGGAAACTTCTCCTGCAGGATCaatgaaatacagaaataaaacgatcaaagaagggcaacaaagactATTAGGGTGTGGAATGGCTTTTGTAAGGGACCACGGAAGagtttgttacggcctagctagggctgatcgccttctcaaggacaggtcaTTAGAGGTTGCTGTCCGCTGGTGTATGCTGCTTGTAACCGGttagaaccgcttagcctgggaagcccctaTATATGGGGAAGTGCTGAAAGCCCCTGGCCCTCTGCAGAAAAAGGCAGCCCCGACTGTTGGAAAGCCCCGAAATGCATAagcatgagctgctttacatgccattAACATAAAGCTCTATTTGCCAGgtattgttttgctgctttggactcagcTCCCCGCTTTGTGATAGCAACGTGTGGAGCCCCTGTTGCGGGTGTGTTACTTTActttcattaaaagccatatcactcacagtctgtgtgtgtgcctcgtccttgcagagcacttaggcacgtaacagctTTCATTTGAGGAAAGAATAAAAAGATTTGGACTcttcaacttagaaaagagacaactaaggggggatatgacagaggtctgtaaaatcatgactggtgcggagaaagtgaatagagaaatgttatttactttttcacacaatgaaaAAACCAGGGTAGCAGGTTTAATACATAAAAGAGAATGGATGTTTTTTAATGGAACACAGAgctaacctatggaactcattgccaggggatgttgtgatgggaAAGGATTGAAAAAGCCTTAGATAAGTTGATGggggacaggtccatcaatggctattagccacacTGGTCAGGGTTCTATGCCCATGCTGCTGGTGTCCCAAAACCTCTGCCCACCAGAAGCCGGGGTGggaagacaggggatggatcacacaatgattgccctgttctgctcactcccctgaagcacctggcatttgttactgtcggaagacaggacactgggctagatggaccatttgtctgacccactTTATGCTGTTTTTATGTTCCTGTGAGACATTTCTACTCCAACGTTCCAGGAATGGAAGGTGGGAATAAAAGCAGAAACAGTTTCCCACAGCATTTTTGTGGCACTAGCAGATGGTTACACAAGACTCATCACATCACCCCCAGTGGCAAAACATTCCACTAGCAGGGGGTAAGACACAGCTAATCTCACACACaagattttcctctctctgtctcccatggTCGGTGCACCAGAGAGCATGTGCAAATAAGTCCCTCACTCAGTGCACCAGGCCACAGCATCCCCTGACCTCTCTCCCACGCAGTCAGCCCCACAAAGCCACCTGCGTGGGGAAGAGCATGAGATCAGTCTGGGTAAGCTGGGCCCATCCACACGAAATGATCTATAAGGCAGACAAATACACAGTCCATGGGACGCAGGCCTTGGCTATGGAATGGGGAACTGAGACCAGCAAAACTGTGACCCTGAGAAGGATTCAGGAGTTCTCATATCTTTGTGGGGAGTGccttagccaaacacaagttattgggctgaATACAGGGGTGACGAGTAGAAATTCTAGGGCCTGCTTAAACACTGAATCATCATGTTTGCcatgggaggtgtgggggggtgtttgcTGGCTGAGCCATGCCCCTTAGGGTGGATCTCCAGGTGAAGGAATCCCATGATGACACAATCAAAGCCACCCTGCTCAGGTTCTGGGCTGTGCAGAGTAGGGCCATGAAATCTCTGTGCTGTCTCCCTGAGGAGAGTTACTCCTGACTTCCATGCTGGCCACAAAGTGTGCTCATTTGCCAATGAGGAAATTGAGGAAGAAAGAAACTCTCAAAAGGTGAAACAAGAAGTCAGTACCAGAATGAACACTAGAGCTCCCGTCTCCCAGTGTGCATCACAGTGGACTTCCTATGGTTGTATGGCACGTCCcccttggctgctgctttccttgGTCATTAAGAGTGCAGCTCGGGTGCAGCTTGACACAGAGGAGCACACACCATGCTCTCGCTCTCACAACGTGATCTTACCTTtgtgctttcttgttttgttgtttcccttcagCTTAGAACAAGACTCATTCAGTCTGGCTGTTTTCTGTAGCAGGGCGCTGTGCTGTTCCAGCCATGtgtgtcccaggatattagagagacaaactgGGGGAGGAAATAGCTTTCATTGGACCCAAATTCTGTTGacgagagagaccagctttcgacCTTACGCAGTGGAAGTATAAAATAAACACATCCCTATAGTTCCAATGAAAACTTGGGTTTAATTTCCAAGTCCCAGAGTATTTTCTGTGTCCTGCTTTAGCTCAGCAAGGAGCTTCTCCTGCACCACCGATGAAACACATTGATCACCCGTTTCAGGATCTCTTTTGTTGTCACCCCATAAACAATGGGGTTTAACATGGGGGGAATGAGCACATAGAGGTTGGCCAGCAGGTTGAGAATATAACCTGGGATGATGTGCCCAAATCGTTGtgcaaaaaaggagaaaaaggctGGGATATAGAACATCAGTACGACacagaggtgggagctgcagctgcggAGAGTTTTGAGCCGGGCGTCCTTGTAGGGGAGCCGGAAGACAGCCCTGAGGATCAGCCCATAAGACAAAGCAATGAGCACAGCATCCAAACCAATTACTAAAATAGCCATTGCTATGGCATACCAGAAATTGACTGTGATGTCGTCGCAGGCCAGCTGGGCTATGGTCATGTACCGACAAAAGGTGTGAGGCACGCGGTTGGTTCTGCAGAACTTCAGATGCTTCACGAGAAAGATGGTGGggaaaatgaaacagaaactTCTTGTGACAACCGCCAACCCCATCTTCCCAGTCACAGACTTGCTCAGTATCATAGTGTATCTCAGGGGCTCACAGATGGCAACGTACCTATCAAATGCCATGGACAGCAGGATGGCCGACTCGGCAATAAAACTGACATGGATGAAGAACATCTGGGTCAGGCAGGCAGCAAAAGAAATTTCCCCCGCTCTAAACCAGAATACAGCCAGCATCTTGGGCACCGTAGTGGTAGATAACAGCAGATCAACAGTGACCAGCATGGACACAAATAGatacatgggctcatggaggctTTGTTCTGTTAGTATGATGAATAGTAGGAGAGAGTTCCCAAAAAGAGTCACAATGTACATCAgacagaaggggatggagatccagacatGAGACTCTTCTGTACCCGGGATGCCGGTCAGGATGAAGATCATGGGGTCAAAAAAGGTGTGATTGTCAGCTGGCATCATGTACCATCACTAGGATCTTCTATTCAATTTCCTGGAACTAACAGGAAAAGAGACAATCAATGAGAAAGTGAGTGTCGGCTAGGACTGGACTGCATTTGTTACAGTGTGACGGGTTCCCCCAGGGGGTGCACATGGAACTGGGGTTTCATTAAGCCCTCTGACACACCAGTCTGtgccccctctcacactgtgctgctgtgacaagctgcggACCTGCTCTCGATCTTACACTTACACCAGCATCCACACacgtagggacacacccagctgcagttacatgcaggctctaaCCAGCCACTGCATCAACCAACAGTAGAGAGGCTGCAGCCAAATTTACCACCAGCTTCCCAGATTCGTACCCCCcactggagtgtaaacccaaaatgttACAATCTTACCCTGCACtgagaactgtacagcgtaagctcatagaATTCGTCCCCTCCCTGAATGTGGAAAGGAATATACAACAGCCTCTGCCAATGGAGCTATGATTTTCCCATGCACTTCATTCCAACTCACTAGTGTAGATAAAgccaaaacaagtttattaagtaccaaaaatagattttaagtgatgataAGTGATAGcaagcagatcaaagcagattacctagcaaataaacgaAAATGCAACCTAAGCTTCATATaaaatcttaaaatctatttttgtagttaataagctTGTTCTGTTATAATCTAAACCGTGAGCTTTGACTGAAGTGCtttgggaaaatctcagcttggttacacCATGTGTGCATGGTTGTCTTCACACTGAGTGATAGGTGAAGGGGTATTAAACACACAAGCTgcccagatttgaccagggcaggctggtactgctctggggtcctagccTGGAAAGCTGGTGGTTTAAGAGCCTGTGTCCaattgcagctgggtgtgtctctaCCTGTTGGTGAAAGTGCAG
This genomic interval carries:
- the LOC116828681 gene encoding olfactory receptor 52B2-like codes for the protein MMPADNHTFFDPMIFILTGIPGTEESHVWISIPFCLMYIVTLFGNSLLLFIILTEQSLHEPMYLFVSMLVTVDLLLSTTTVPKMLAVFWFRAGEISFAACLTQMFFIHVSFIAESAILLSMAFDRYVAICEPLRYTMILSKSVTGKMGLAVVTRSFCFIFPTIFLVKHLKFCRTNRVPHTFCRYMTIAQLACDDITVNFWYAIAMAILVIGLDAVLIALSYGLILRAVFRLPYKDARLKTLRSCSSHLCVVLMFYIPAFFSFFAQRFGHIIPGYILNLLANLYVLIPPMLNPIVYGVTTKEILKRVINVFHRWCRRSSLLS